One Amaranthus tricolor cultivar Red isolate AtriRed21 chromosome 1, ASM2621246v1, whole genome shotgun sequence DNA window includes the following coding sequences:
- the LOC130827120 gene encoding putative glycine-rich cell wall structural protein 1 — protein sequence MGNNTKVIGATLIALLLVELCVAIRVPRGGGGGGGYGSGGGGGGGGGSGGGRGGSGYGFGSGYGSGYGSGGGLGSGGGGGGGRGGGGGGGGGHGGSGYGSGYGSGYGSGYGSGGGGMGGGGGGGHGGGGGGGGGEGGGFGGGYGSGYGSGYGSGHGGDYDGGYN from the exons ATGGGAAATAATACGAAGGTCATTGGAGCTACATTGATTGCTTTACTTCTTGTGGAGTTGTGTGTTGCAATAAGGGTTCCTagaggtggtggtggtggtggag GGTATGGAAGTGGTGGAGGAGGGGGTGGAGGGGGTGGTTCAGGGGGAGGTAGAGGTGGTTCTGGTTATGGGTTTGGATCTGGATATGGATCTGGTTACGGGTCTGGTGGAGGGTTAGGTAGCGGTGGAGGTGGTGGTGGAGGAAGAGGTGGAGGTGGCGGTGGTGGTGGAGGTCATGGTGGTAGTGGTTATGGCTCAGGTTATGGTAGTGGTTATGGCTCCGGCTATGGAAGTGGTGGTGGAGGtatgggtggtggtggtggtggtggacaCGGTGGAGGTGGTGGCGGTGGTGGAGGAGAAGGTGGAGGCTTTGGTGGTGGATATGGATCCGGATATGGTTCTGGATATGGATCTGGTCATGGAGGTGATTATGATGGCGggtataattaa